In the Carboxydothermus hydrogenoformans Z-2901 genome, one interval contains:
- a CDS encoding rod shape-determining protein produces MAFKFGLVAKDLGIDLGTANSLVYVKGRGVVLLEPSVVAIRKETGQVLAVGNEAKQMIGRTPGNIVAIRPMKDGVIADFDITYNMLKHFINKALGDKTYLIKPNVVVCVPSGATAVEERAIRDAALAAGAREAYLIEEPMAAAIGAGLPVEEPTGNLIVDIGGGTTEVAVISFGGIVTSQSLRIAGDEMDEAIINHIKKTYNLMIGERTAEEIKINIGSAYPQDTVTTYEVKGRDLITGLPRTIEVSSEEIYKALKEPVSAIVEAIKATLEKTPPELAADIMDRGIMLAGGGSLLKGLDKLISAETHMPVHVAEEPMYCVAYGTGKALENLNVLRNVLKTPKKSIKEA; encoded by the coding sequence ATGGCCTTTAAATTTGGATTGGTAGCAAAGGATTTAGGCATTGACCTGGGAACTGCCAACTCTCTTGTATACGTAAAAGGGCGGGGCGTAGTTTTGTTAGAACCTTCGGTGGTGGCTATTAGAAAGGAAACGGGGCAAGTGCTGGCGGTAGGCAACGAAGCCAAGCAGATGATTGGCCGGACTCCGGGGAATATTGTGGCTATCCGGCCGATGAAAGACGGAGTTATTGCAGATTTTGACATTACATATAACATGTTAAAACATTTTATTAACAAGGCTTTAGGCGATAAGACTTATTTAATTAAGCCCAACGTGGTGGTATGTGTGCCTTCAGGAGCCACAGCGGTGGAAGAAAGGGCAATCAGGGATGCGGCTTTGGCCGCTGGAGCCAGGGAAGCGTATTTAATTGAAGAGCCAATGGCTGCAGCGATTGGAGCGGGACTACCGGTGGAAGAACCTACCGGCAATCTTATCGTTGACATCGGCGGAGGTACCACCGAAGTTGCGGTAATTTCTTTTGGGGGGATAGTAACCAGCCAGTCCTTAAGAATTGCCGGGGATGAAATGGATGAAGCGATTATTAATCACATTAAGAAAACCTACAATTTAATGATTGGCGAGCGTACGGCGGAAGAAATTAAAATTAACATTGGATCCGCTTATCCTCAGGATACGGTTACCACTTATGAGGTAAAGGGCCGGGATTTAATTACCGGGCTGCCGCGAACAATTGAAGTGAGTTCCGAGGAAATTTATAAAGCTTTAAAAGAACCGGTTTCGGCCATTGTGGAGGCCATAAAAGCTACTTTGGAGAAGACGCCTCCGGAACTGGCGGCAGACATCATGGACCGCGGGATTATGCTGGCAGGGGGAGGCTCATTACTAAAAGGTCTTGATAAGTTAATAAGTGCCGAAACCCACATGCCGGTCCACGTGGCGGAAGAGCCGATGTATTGCGTAGCTTACGGTACCGGCAAAGCTTTGGAAAACCTCAATGTTTTAAGAAATGTTTTAAAGACCCCTAAAAAATCCATAAAAGAGGCGTGA
- the mreC gene encoding rod shape-determining protein MreC has product MAKRYWGKTLLIGVLLAVLLLSLARYTTKQLPFFSEVKSGLKDLTYPIARAVSFLWDGVGNVTQYFKDINELRREKDRLLQENTALKYQLNRLQEVERENLRLKALLGYSREHPNFKLIVAKIIERDPASWYKSFTVNQGKSSGIRKDMPVLDQNGLVGRMMNVAALNGEVLLITDPRSSVAAVTYPGRVPGIIKGTALSSELIMDNIPLNLEVRTGEKVLTSGQGGVFPAGIPIGYVVSVTKDPSGLVQVAKVRPYVDFDRLEEVFILKGSR; this is encoded by the coding sequence TTGGCTAAGAGGTACTGGGGCAAGACTCTTTTAATTGGGGTATTGCTGGCGGTGCTCCTCCTGTCTCTTGCCCGCTATACAACCAAACAGCTTCCCTTTTTTTCCGAAGTTAAATCCGGACTTAAAGACTTGACTTACCCTATTGCCCGGGCGGTTAGTTTTCTCTGGGATGGGGTTGGCAATGTTACCCAATACTTTAAGGATATTAATGAGCTAAGGCGGGAAAAAGATAGACTTCTTCAGGAAAATACTGCTTTAAAATACCAGTTAAATCGCTTACAAGAAGTAGAGAGGGAAAATCTGCGGCTTAAAGCACTGCTGGGCTACAGTCGGGAACACCCAAATTTTAAACTTATTGTGGCCAAAATTATCGAGCGGGACCCGGCAAGCTGGTATAAGTCTTTTACGGTTAATCAGGGAAAAAGTTCTGGGATCAGGAAAGATATGCCGGTTTTGGACCAAAACGGTTTGGTTGGCCGGATGATGAATGTGGCCGCTTTAAACGGTGAAGTATTGCTAATTACCGACCCACGGAGCAGTGTGGCGGCGGTCACTTATCCGGGAAGGGTGCCGGGGATAATAAAAGGAACGGCTTTATCCTCCGAGCTTATTATGGATAACATTCCGTTAAATCTTGAAGTTCGTACCGGAGAGAAGGTGCTTACCTCCGGTCAGGGAGGAGTATTTCCCGCAGGTATACCTATCGGGTACGTTGTAAGTGTAACCAAAGATCCATCGGGGTTGGTGCAGGTGGCGAAAGTTCGTCCTTACGTTGATTTTGACCGGTTAGAGGAAGTATTTATTTTAAAAGGCAGTCGTTAA
- the mreD gene encoding rod shape-determining protein MreD encodes MSNLKAMLYFLFFYIIAQTVFSRLAVNGVKPDLILILTVILSFLYGPPRGAFFGMQGGLIEDLFTGHFIGLNTLVKMVTGFLAGVLEGKIYPENWWFPGVIVFVLTFVKDFLYVAFLNLLGINIALTEAFGRIMPVEALYNFFLTPVFYFFFYRAVRGNKP; translated from the coding sequence ATGTCTAATCTAAAGGCTATGCTGTATTTTTTATTTTTTTATATAATAGCCCAAACGGTTTTTAGCCGGCTGGCGGTAAATGGAGTAAAGCCGGACTTAATCTTAATTTTAACGGTAATTTTAAGCTTTTTATATGGTCCCCCCAGGGGGGCCTTTTTCGGTATGCAGGGAGGTCTTATTGAAGACCTCTTTACCGGCCACTTTATCGGGCTTAATACTTTGGTAAAAATGGTTACCGGTTTTTTGGCAGGGGTGTTAGAAGGAAAAATTTATCCGGAAAACTGGTGGTTCCCTGGGGTCATTGTTTTTGTTTTAACTTTTGTTAAGGATTTTCTTTACGTAGCTTTTTTAAATCTCTTGGGTATAAATATTGCCCTCACCGAGGCCTTTGGCAGGATAATGCCCGTAGAGGCGTTATACAATTTTTTCCTAACACCCGTCTTTTATTTCTTTTTTTACCGCGCCGTTAGGGGGAATAAGCCTTGA